The sequence tatagttactcgggctatccctactccccttcttgaacaaggggaccacattcgctatcctccagtcttctggcacaattcccgtagacaatgacgacataaaaatccaggccaatggctccgctatctcctccctagcttcccagaggatcctaggataaatgccatcaggcccaggggacttatctattttcatcctttccagtattccccagacctcttccctacatacctcaaggccatccattctaatcacttgtgactcaatattcacatcagcaatagtgtcctgttcctgagtgaatactgacgaaaagtattgatttagtgtctctccaatctcctccgcctccacgcacaacttcccactactatccttgactggatcgatacctaccctagtcatccttttattcctgacatacctatagaaagcctttgggttttccctaatcctaccaactaaggacttttcatgtccccttctcgctgctcttagctctctctttagatccttcctggctaccttataactctcaatcgccccaactgaaccttcacgcctcatctttacataggccgccctcttccctttcacaagggattccaattccttattaaaccacggctccctcacaagaccctctactccctgcctgactggtacatacttatcaaggacacccaatagctgttccttgaacaatctccacatatcatttatgttcttcccttgaagcctatttttccaatccaccatcctaagtcatgcctcaccgcatcataatttccctgcccccagctataactcttgccctgcagtgcacacttatccctctccatcactaaagtaaaagtcaccgagttgtggtcactgtccccgaagtgctcacctacgtccaagtctaacacctggcctggttcattacctagaaccaaatccagtatagcctcacctcttgttggcctgtctacatattgtgtcaggaaaccctcctgcgcacattggacaaacaccgacccatctaacgaactcgagctatagctttcccagtcaattgttgtggttctgctcgctgagctggaagtttttgctgcaaacgttttgttccctggctagggaacatcatcagtgctgttggagcctcgtgtgaagcgctgctttgatgtttcttccggtatttatattggtttgttcttgccgcttccgggtgtcagtttcagctgtagtggtttgtatatggtgtccaggtcaatgtgtctgttgatggagtttggggatgaatgccatgcttctaggaattctctggctgttctctgtctggcttgtcctatgatagtggtgttttcccagtcaaattcatgttgctggttgtctgagtgtatggctactagagatagctggtcgtgtcgttttgtggctagctgatgttcatggatgcggattgttagctgtcttcctgtttgtcctatatagtgttttgtgcagtccttgcatggtattttgtaaactacgttagtttggctcatgctgggtattgggtcctttgttctagtgagttgttgtctgagcgtggatgttggcttgtgtgctgttatgagtcctaagggtcgcagtagtctggctgtcagttctgagacgctcctgacgtatggtagagtggctagtcctttaggttgtggcatgtcctcgttcctcggtctatctcttaggcatctggtgataaagttgcatgggtatccgtttttggcgaataccttgtatagatgttcctcttcctcttttcgcagttctggtgtactgcagtgtgttgtggcccttttgaatagtgtcctgatgcagcttcgtttgtgtgtgttggggtggttactttcatagtttaagacttggtctgtgtgtgttggtttcctgtgtacccttgtggtgaattctccgttgggtgttctctctactaacacgtctaggaatgggagttggctatccttttcctcttctcgtgtgaatcggattcctgtgagtgtgacgttgatgattcggtgtgttttttctatgtctgtgtttttgatgattacaaaggtgtcatcaacatatctgatccagagtttgggttggatttgtggtatggctgtatgttctaacctttgcataactgcctctgctatgagtcccgagattggtgatcccatgggtgttccgttgatttgttcgtatatctgattgttgaatgtaaagtgtgtggtgaggcacaggtcgagtagtttaagtatgccgtccttgttgataggttcggcctcctgtgttctgttatgtatgtccagtaggttggctattgtttctctggctagggttttgtcaattgaagtgaacagtgccgtcacgtcgaatgataccatggtttcttctttgtctatgtgtgtattcctgatgacgtccaagaattcctgtgttgattgtatggagtgtttggatccgctgactaggtgtttcagtttttgttgtagttctttggccagtttgtatgctggtgtccctggtagtgatactatgggtctgagtgggatgtctggtttgtgtactttgggtagtccatagaatctgggggtgttgttgctttcaggtttcattctttgctggtccgctttggttatctgtccgttttttttgtagattccttagtgtgttgtttattctattggtgagttgtggtgtggggtcggaatccttcatttggtaggtgttggtgtttgcgagtagttgttgtgctcaccaatagaataaacaacacactaaggaatctacaaaaaaaagacagataaccaaagcggaccagcaatgaatgaaacctgaaagcaacaacacccccagattctatggactacccaaagtacacaaaccagacatcccactcagacccatagtatcactaccagggacaccagcatacaaactggccaaagaactacaacaaaaactgaaacacctagtcagcggatccaaacactccatacaatcaacacaggaattcttggacgtcatcaggaatacacacatagacaaagaagaaaccatggtatcattcgacgtgacggcactgttcacttcaattgacaaaaccctagccagagaaacaatagccaacctactggacatacagaacagaacacaggaggctgaacccatcaacaaggacggcatacttaaactactcgacctgtgcctcaccacacactttacattcaacaatcagatatacgaacaaatcaacggaacacccatgggatcaccaatctcgggactcatagcagaggcagttatgcaaaggttagaacatacagccataccacaaatccaacccaaactctggatcagatatgttgatgacacctttgtaatcatcaaaaacacagacatagaaaaaacacaccgaatcatcaacgccacactcacaggaatccgattcacacgagaagaggaaaaggatagccaactcccattcctagacgtgttagtagagagaacacccaacggagaattcaccacaagggtacacaggaaaccaacacacacagaccaagtcttaaactatgaaagtaaccaccccaacacacacaaacgaagctgcatcaggacactattcaaaagggccacaacacactgcagtacaccagaactgcgaaaagaggaagaggaacatctatacaaggtattcgccaaaaacggatacccacgcaactttatcaccagatgcctaagagatagaccgaggaacgaggacatgccacaaccaaaaggactagccactctaccatacgtcaggagcgtctcagaactgacagccagactactgcgacccttaggactcataacagcacacaagccaacatccacgctcagacaacagctcactagaacaaaggacccaatacccagcatgagccaaactaacgtagtttacaaaataccatgcaaggactgcacaaaacactatataggacaaacaggaagacagctaacaatccgcatccatgaacatcagctagccacaaaacgacacgaccagctatctctagtagccatacactcagacaaccagcaacatgaatttgactgggaaaacaccactatcataggacaagccagacagagaacagccagagaattcctagaagcatggcattcatccccaaactccatcaacagacacattgacctggacaccatatacaaaccactacagctgaaactgacacccggaagcggcaagaacaaaccaatataaataccggaagaaacatcaaagcagcgcttcacacgaggctccaacagcactgatgatgttccctagccagggaacgaaacgtttgcagcagaaacttccagctcggcgagcagaaccacaacaacggatacccgagctacaaatcttcaatcagatttttcccagtcaatatctgggaagttaaagtcccccataacaaccaccctgctactttcactcttctcctgaatcatcctcgcaatactttcctctacttctctcggactaatgggaggcctgtagaaaactcctaacagggtgacctcacctttcctatttctaacctcagcccaagctacctcacatggcaagtcttcctccatcgtcctttccaccgctgtaatactatccttgacaagcaatgccacaccaccccctcttttacccccatctctgaccctgctaaaacatttaaaccctggaacctgcaacagccattcctgcccctgttcaacccacgtctctgtaatggccacaacatcgatgtcccaggtaccaacccatgctgcaagttcacctaccttatttcttatacttctggcattgaagtatacacatttcaagccacctttctgtttacaggcaccctccttcgagatcgatgccttgttcctaacctccctacactcaaggtcctgtaccataaagctacagtccaggttcccatgcccctgcagagttagtttaaaccctcccaaagagcactagcaaacctcctcccaaggatactggtgcccctcaggttcaggtgtagaccatcctgtttatagaggtcccaccttccccagaaagaaccccagttgtccagaaaccggaaaccctccctcctgcaccatccctgtagccacacatttaactgttctctctccctattcctcgactctctatcacgtggcacgggtaacaaaccagagacaacaactctgttcattctagctctgagcttccaacctagctccctgaaagcctgcctgacatcctcacctctcttcctacctatgtcgttggtgccaacgtggaccacgatctggggctgctccccctcccccttaaggacccggaaaacacgatcagagacatcatgtacccttgcacctgggaggcaacataccaatcatgagtctctgtcgcccccacaaaaccgcctatctgtgcccctcactattgagtccccaagaactatcgctctagcttcctccacccttcccttctgagcaacggggccaggctccgtgccagaggcctgaacctacAGTCCTGGATAACTCATTTATCATTACCTTATTGTTAGCTTATGAAGGTTGTGTTCTAAGAACCCAGTTTGTTCCATGTGGAGATGATTCAGCACTTATGGACAGTTCATGACTTAATTTTAATGTGAAATCACTGAAGTGATGGTGTTATCAGGCAATGATGAAGATCTACAACGTAAAACACATTTATTGAAAGCTTTCTTGAATAAATTGCTTGTGAGTCCACATACAGTTTTAATGCAGAAAAAGACTATGATTATTAGCACAGGAAATACAACAATCAACAAGTAACATCTATCTCCTGGCTGTTTCTCATGATATATAGTAGAGTGAGAATCACTATACATAGAGGGATAACTCCCAATTGGGCAGTACCTTTTCAGGCAAGTTTACAGATTTATTGAAGTTGCTGCTGAAGTATGTAAGTCATCATTGGtaaacaaattttaaatttatacATTTTACAAAGTGTACTTTGCTTCTCTGTTGAAAGTAGAATATTCAGTGAACCAAACTCTATAATTGATTAACACTTTTTGGCTGAACTAAAATTATCTCTTACAGAACCCATGATTAGACTTTCAGTTTGAGCTAACAGTGAGGGCAGTTATGCTGTAAATGCAACTGATCAATGTCTGAATGGTGCGATGTTTTGTCAATGGTCTGTCAAGGTTAGTATTGAAAGATAGCAGAAACAGTGGGGCTTTTGAGTGTCGAACAAAGAACTTATGAATTAAATGCTACTATCTCTCATGAGCTATCCATGTTTTTTATATGGGACTTAAGTAGCAAGACCAACACAAGGCCATCTCAGTGGGGCCCAGGTCAGGGAGCAGGAAGAGGAGAACAGAGATCCCATAACATATTACACGTGAGATTGAAATAGCTGAGGAAAAGGAGAGTAAggtctgactgtgcggcactgAATGCATTGTCTAAATCATTGGTTTGTGCCAGAGTATTGGTAGTATTCCCTCACTGGGATAGACCCATTACGTTTAGCAATGAAATTAGTTAAATCTCATTGTGGTCAATAATGGATGGAGTCAGCATAAACAACTATGCTGCAACATAACACAGTCCTCCACATTAGAAATTCTACTCATGAGTACAATCATCTAATCTGCCTTTTTGTAATAATACTTTGTACCTGCAATAGTCTGTACTCTTCTAATCGACTTTGACCAAGATGTAACTTGTTTCATAGCTGGTGAGGGATGCAGTTCCTCAATGAGAGAAGGATAAAAGCGTCCTCAACACTGACATCATAACTTGTAGTGGGTACTCAAACAGGGACAGTTCATAAATTGGCAACAGTGAATACATATCACAACTGTGAGAAGGAAGCTGATATGATTTATCTCAATTTTAATAGGCAAATGTCAGCCACATGATAAAGACAAACTTTTAAAATTTCCAACAGAGCATTCAGCcaaacattttctttgaattcttAATCTGGAAAGAGAAGAAATCCACTGAAGACACTGTCATGATCTTCTTTCCCCATCATGGCATTGTAATCTGTTGCTTCAAGCCAAACCTCATCATTGACCCGCAAGTGGAGTACAATTCCTCCAGAACTGGCCTGATAGAACTGGCCGTGATTGCAGAAGCCAGCTTTCTTTATTCCATTCATGTTCAAGTTAACGCATAAATTATTATCTGACGTTGCGTAGTACACAAAGTAATAAAAACCGGTTATGTTACAGGTGAACACACCTGTGTCACTGTTATAGTGATTTTGATCATTAGATATGATTTTACTGAATCTGATTTGGGTCTCCCGTGGTGGatatgtgtgtccccctctctttgcaGAAAAGGCAGATTTTAATGTGCTCTTGTGGTCTCCTGATCGCCCTTTgtctcctttctctcccacaTTGCCTGGATCCCCCCTTTCCCCTGGAGGCCCCCTTCGCCCTCTCTTTCCAGTTGGGCCAGTGTCTCCTTCATCACCTTTCTCGCCATCTCCACCCTGAGAGAGAGCGAAGCCAGGGACACCTGTCAAAAAGCAGATATTCATTTTGTTAAATATTACATAAAACCATCATGTAACAAACCTTGAAATGTATCTTCGATGTGATGGGCTAGCAGATAAATCAAAATGGTCCATACCAGCCAGAATATGCCAATGCCCAGCTTGGATAAGTAGGAATGGTGGTAGGCTCCAAAACCACTCATCAAGTCCATAAAAAAGGGCATTTacaaaccagatgggcttttctg is a genomic window of Hemiscyllium ocellatum isolate sHemOce1 chromosome 37, sHemOce1.pat.X.cur, whole genome shotgun sequence containing:
- the LOC132833605 gene encoding complement C1q subcomponent subunit C-like is translated as MMIVISLMLLLSMLSSLIQGFETTSGIPGVPGCHGIPGISGKDGRNGIQGAKGDPGVPGFALSQGGDGEKGDEGDTGPTGKRGRRGPPGERGDPGNVGEKGDKGRSGDHKSTLKSAFSAKRGGHTYPPRETQIRFSKIISNDQNHYNSDTGVFTCNITGFYYFVYYATSDNNLCVNLNMNGIKKAGFCNHGQFYQASSGGIVLHLRVNDEVWLEATDYNAMMGKEDHDSVFSGFLLFPD